The following proteins come from a genomic window of Pelmatolapia mariae isolate MD_Pm_ZW linkage group LG17, Pm_UMD_F_2, whole genome shotgun sequence:
- the b3galt2 gene encoding beta-1,3-galactosyltransferase 2 → MQWRRRHCCPIKMTWTVKRSLFRTHVAGLVSLALLFAVFLFFSHQDWLPGHSGPRENPLAYTVRGLRSPKGEANQSNSLRGLWRETGNVAPKPLLNLSSQQGEGAAGEAAGVGGGGGGGARMGVMGLGDSMSTNNTLEKEMGVGGRLSAQPYRYILNEPFKCRDSTPFLILLIAAEPGQADARNAIRQTWGNESVAMGLGFVRLFLLGTGKSSDTLLQSRIEEESRVYHDIIQQDYQDTYYNLTIKTLMGMNWVATYCPHASYVMKTDSDMFVNTEYLIQKLLKPEMPPRQRYFTGYLMRGYAPNRNKDSKWYMPPEVYPSERYPIFCSGTGYVFSGDMAELIYQASLSIRRLHLEDVYVGICLAKLRIEPAPPPNEFLFNHWRVSYSSCKYSHLITSHQFQPNELIKYWNHLQSNKHNACINMAKEKSGRHRHRKFHGERPP, encoded by the coding sequence ATGCAGTGGAGACGGCGGCACTGCTGTCCCATTAAGATGACCTGGACCGTCAAGCGCTCCCTCTTTCGGACCCACGTGGCCGGGCTCGTCTCACTGGCCCTGCTCTTCGCcgttttcttatttttcagcCACCAAGACTGGCTGCCAGGGCACAGCGGGCCTCGCGAAAACCCGCTTGCCTACACTGTCAGGGGCCTCCGAAGCCCCAAGGGAGAGGCGAACCAGAGTAACTCCCTGAGGGGCCTTTGGAGGGAAACAGGGAATGTTGCACCAAAACCTCTCCTCAACCTCAGCTCTCAGCAGGGTGAGGGGGCAGCAGGAGAGGCAGCAGGCgtggggggaggaggaggtggaggagccAGAATGGGTGTAATGGGGCTCGGGGACTCGATGAGTACTAACAACACGCTAGAGAAGGAGATGGGTGTTGGCGGGAGGCTTAGCGCCCAGCCCTATCGATACATCCTGAATGAGCCCTTCAAGTGCAGAGACAGCACACCCTTTCTCATCCTGCTCATAGCTGCAGAGCCAGGACAGGCCGATGCTCGCAATGCAATCCGCCAGACGTGGGGAAACGAGAGTGTGGCGATGGGCCTGGGGTTTGTCCGTCTTTTCCTGCTCGGCACAGGAAAGAGTTCGGACACCCTCCTTCAGAGCAGAATCGAGGAAGAGAGCCGCGTTTACCACGATATCATTCAACAGGACTATCAGGACACTTACTACAACCTGACCATCAAAACTCTGATGGGCATGAACTGGGTAGCTACCTATTGCCCACATGCTTCCTACGTGATGAAGACAGATAGTGACATGTTTGTCAATACAGAGTATCTCATCCAGAAGCTGCTGAAACCTGAGATGCCTCCGAGGCAGAGGTATTTCACTGGCTACCTGATGAGGGGCTATGCACCAAACCGAAACAAAGACAGCAAGTGGTACATGCCACCAGAGGTGTATCCAAGCGAGCGCTACCCGATATTCTGCTCAGGCACGGGGTACGTGTTCTCAGGGGACATGGCCGAGCTGATCTACCAGGCCTCGCTCAGCATACGCAGGCTGCACCTGGAGGATGTTTACGTGGGAATCTGCCTGGCGAAGCTGCGCATCGAACCAGCACCCCCTCCCAACGAGTTCCTTTTCAACCACTGGCGTGTGTCTTACTCCAGTTGTAAGTACAGCCACCTCATCACATCCCATCAGTTCCAACCCAATGAACTCATCAAGTACTGGAACCACTTGCAAAGCAACAAGCACAACGCCTGTATCAACATGGCCAAGGAAAAGAGCGGCAGGCACAGACACCGGAAGTTCCACGGAGAGAGGCCTCCATGA